In Vallicoccus soli, the following are encoded in one genomic region:
- the uvrA gene encoding excinuclease ABC subunit UvrA, whose translation MADRLIVRGAREHNLKDVSLDLPRDSLIVFTGLSGSGKSSLAFDTIFAEGQRRYVESLSAYARQFLGQMDKPDVDFIEGLSPAVSIDQKSTSRNPRSTVGTITEVYDYLRLLFARAGRAHCPVCGAPIARQTPQQIVDRVLELAEGTRFQVLAPVVRGRKGEYADLFRELQTKGYSRARVDGTVLPLAESPKLKKQEKHTIEVVVDRLAVKASAKQRLTDSVETALGLADGIVVLDFVDLPEDDPDRERRFSEKLACPNDHPLSVEDLEPRSFSFNAPYGACPDCTGLGTKMEIDPELLVPDEDLSLRDGAVAPWAVGQSADYFVRLLEALAETLGFDVDTPWRKLPKRAKDAVLHGLDYEVHVKYRNRYGRERSYYTGFEGAIPFVRRRHSETDSDWSRERYEGYMREVPCPTCGGARLKPEVLAVTVGGRSIAEVTALPIRGCDAFLREVELAPRERQIAEQVLKEIHARLGFLLDVGLDYLSLDRPAGTLSGGEAQRIRLATQIGAGLVGVLYVLDEPSIGLHQRDNRRLIDTLTRLRDLGNTLIVVEHDEDTIKVADWAVDIGPGAGEHGGQVVVSGPVQELLDSPDSLTGAYLAGRRSIPVPAERRPRDPARQLVVKGAREHNLRGVDVAFPLGCLVAVTGVSGSGKSTLVNDILYTVLANKLNGARRVPGRHKTVTGLEHLDKVVHVDQSPIGRTPRSNPATYTGVFDHMRKLFAETQEAKVRGYLPGRFSFNVKGGRCEACSGDGTLKIEMNFLPDVYVPCEVCHGARYNRETLEVHFKGRTIAEVLDMPIEEAADFFEAVPAIARHLRTLVDVGLGYVRLGQPAPTLSGGEAQRVKLAAELQKRSSGRTVYVLDEPTTGLHFEDISKLLGVLTSLVDKGNTVVVIEHNLDVIKTADWIVDMGPEGGSGGGTVVAQGTPEQVAATEGSYTGQFLREVLTVPAAAARSGPAGTGRARSSAGPAAKGAARGRARAAVGAGTAGS comes from the coding sequence GTGGCCGACCGCCTCATCGTCCGTGGTGCCCGCGAGCACAACCTCAAGGACGTCTCCCTCGACCTGCCGCGGGACAGCCTCATCGTCTTCACGGGGCTGTCCGGGTCCGGCAAGTCGAGCCTCGCCTTCGACACGATCTTCGCGGAGGGCCAGCGCCGCTACGTCGAGTCCCTCTCGGCCTACGCCCGCCAGTTCCTCGGGCAGATGGACAAGCCCGACGTCGACTTCATCGAGGGCCTGTCGCCGGCGGTGTCGATCGACCAGAAGTCGACCTCGCGCAACCCGCGGTCGACGGTCGGCACGATCACCGAGGTCTACGACTACCTGCGCCTGCTCTTCGCCCGCGCCGGGCGCGCCCACTGCCCGGTCTGCGGCGCGCCCATCGCGCGCCAGACCCCGCAGCAGATCGTCGACCGGGTGCTCGAGCTCGCCGAGGGCACCCGCTTCCAGGTGCTGGCCCCCGTGGTGCGGGGGCGCAAGGGGGAGTACGCCGACCTCTTCCGCGAGCTGCAGACCAAGGGCTACAGCCGCGCCCGGGTCGACGGCACGGTGCTGCCGCTCGCCGAGTCGCCCAAGCTCAAGAAGCAGGAGAAGCACACGATCGAGGTGGTCGTCGACCGCCTCGCGGTGAAGGCGAGCGCCAAGCAGCGCCTCACGGACTCCGTCGAGACCGCGCTCGGCCTCGCCGACGGCATCGTCGTGCTCGACTTCGTCGACCTGCCCGAGGACGACCCCGACCGGGAGCGGCGGTTCTCCGAGAAGCTCGCGTGCCCGAACGACCACCCGCTGTCGGTCGAGGACCTCGAGCCGCGCTCGTTCTCCTTCAACGCCCCCTACGGCGCGTGCCCGGACTGCACCGGCCTCGGCACGAAGATGGAGATCGACCCCGAGCTGCTCGTCCCCGACGAGGACCTCTCGCTGCGCGACGGCGCGGTGGCGCCGTGGGCGGTCGGGCAGTCCGCGGACTACTTCGTGCGCCTGCTCGAGGCGCTGGCCGAGACGCTCGGCTTCGACGTCGACACCCCGTGGCGCAAGCTGCCCAAGCGGGCCAAGGACGCGGTGCTGCACGGCCTCGACTACGAGGTCCACGTGAAGTACCGCAACCGCTACGGGCGCGAGCGCTCGTACTACACGGGCTTCGAGGGCGCGATCCCCTTCGTGCGCCGCCGGCACTCCGAGACCGACTCGGACTGGAGCCGGGAGCGCTACGAGGGCTACATGCGCGAGGTGCCCTGCCCCACCTGCGGCGGGGCGCGGCTCAAGCCGGAGGTGCTCGCGGTCACCGTCGGCGGGCGCAGCATCGCCGAGGTCACCGCCCTGCCGATCCGCGGCTGCGACGCGTTCCTGCGCGAGGTCGAGCTGGCCCCGCGGGAGCGGCAGATCGCCGAGCAGGTGCTCAAGGAGATCCACGCCCGGCTCGGGTTCCTCCTCGACGTCGGCCTGGACTACTTGAGCCTGGACCGGCCGGCGGGGACGCTGTCCGGCGGCGAGGCGCAGCGCATCCGGCTGGCCACCCAGATCGGCGCCGGCCTCGTCGGCGTCCTCTACGTGCTCGACGAGCCGTCGATCGGGCTGCACCAGCGCGACAACCGCCGGCTCATCGACACGCTCACCCGCCTGCGCGACCTCGGCAACACCCTCATCGTCGTCGAGCACGACGAGGACACCATCAAGGTCGCGGACTGGGCGGTGGACATCGGCCCGGGCGCGGGGGAGCACGGCGGGCAGGTCGTCGTCAGCGGCCCGGTGCAGGAGCTGCTCGACAGCCCCGACTCGCTCACGGGCGCCTACCTCGCCGGCCGCCGGTCGATCCCGGTCCCCGCCGAGCGGCGCCCGCGCGACCCGGCGCGCCAGCTCGTCGTCAAGGGCGCGCGCGAGCACAACCTGCGCGGCGTCGACGTGGCCTTCCCGCTGGGCTGCCTCGTCGCCGTCACCGGGGTGTCCGGGTCCGGCAAGTCCACGCTGGTCAACGACATCCTCTACACGGTGCTGGCGAACAAGCTCAACGGCGCCCGCCGGGTGCCCGGGCGGCACAAGACCGTGACCGGCCTGGAGCACCTCGACAAGGTCGTGCACGTCGACCAGAGCCCGATCGGGCGCACGCCGCGGTCCAACCCGGCGACGTACACCGGGGTCTTCGACCACATGCGCAAGCTGTTCGCCGAGACGCAGGAGGCCAAGGTCCGCGGCTACCTGCCGGGCCGGTTCTCCTTCAACGTCAAGGGCGGGCGCTGCGAGGCGTGCTCCGGCGACGGCACGCTGAAGATCGAGATGAACTTCCTCCCGGACGTCTACGTCCCGTGCGAGGTGTGCCACGGTGCGCGCTACAACCGCGAGACGCTCGAGGTGCACTTCAAGGGCAGGACGATCGCCGAGGTCCTCGACATGCCGATCGAGGAGGCGGCCGACTTCTTCGAGGCGGTCCCGGCGATCGCGCGGCACCTGCGGACCCTCGTCGACGTCGGGCTCGGGTACGTCCGCCTGGGCCAGCCCGCGCCGACCCTGTCCGGCGGCGAGGCGCAGCGCGTCAAGCTCGCCGCGGAGCTGCAGAAGCGCTCGTCCGGGCGCACCGTCTACGTGCTCGACGAGCCGACGACGGGCCTGCACTTCGAGGACATCAGCAAGCTGCTCGGCGTGCTGACGAGCCTGGTGGACAAGGGCAACACGGTCGTCGTCATCGAGCACAACCTCGACGTCATCAAGACCGCGGACTGGATCGTCGACATGGGCCCGGAGGGCGGCTCGGGCGGTGGCACGGTCGTCGCCCAGGGCACGCCCGAGCAGGTCGCGGCGACCGAGGGGAGCTACACCGGCCAGTTCCTGCGCGAGGTGCTCACCGTCCCCGCGGCGGCGGCCCGCTCCGGCCCGGCGGGCACGGGGCGCGCCCGCAGCTCCGCCGGCCCCGCCGCGAAGGGTGCGGCCCGGGGGCGCGCGCGCGCCGCGGTGGGGGCGGGGACCGCCGGGTCCTGA
- a CDS encoding Rieske (2Fe-2S) protein yields the protein MDQHDERHPLQPALLPDRRVVLRGALGATVLAGTLSACSGAADEAAPGAGDDAAGATPGTVVAAAADVPEGSGVIVGGLVVTQPTAGEFRAFGVTCTHAQCAVRDVEGAEIVCPCHGSRFSVQDGAALTGPASSPLEEVAVRLQGADVVRA from the coding sequence GTGGACCAGCACGACGAGCGGCACCCCCTGCAGCCCGCGCTGCTGCCGGACCGGCGCGTGGTGCTGCGCGGCGCCCTCGGGGCCACGGTCCTGGCCGGCACCCTGAGCGCCTGCAGCGGGGCGGCCGACGAGGCAGCGCCCGGCGCGGGCGACGACGCCGCCGGGGCGACGCCGGGGACGGTCGTCGCCGCCGCGGCCGACGTGCCGGAGGGCAGCGGCGTCATCGTCGGCGGGCTCGTCGTCACCCAGCCGACGGCGGGGGAGTTCCGCGCCTTCGGCGTGACGTGCACGCACGCCCAGTGCGCGGTCCGCGACGTCGAGGGCGCCGAGATCGTCTGCCCCTGCCACGGCAGCCGGTTCTCGGTGCAGGACGGCGCGGCCCTCACCGGCCCCGCGAGCAGCCCGCTGGAGGAGGTCGCCGTCCGGCTGCAGGGCGCGGACGTGGTCCGCGCCTGA